A window of Oryza glaberrima chromosome 2, OglaRS2, whole genome shotgun sequence genomic DNA:
AGTAACATGGGAGCAGGTTACTCCAGAGGAGTGAAAGCCATGTGATCGATGAGTTTATTCAAACGAATCGACATATTTACAATTGGACGGATACACTGTTGGAGTGTTGAATGGCTGATATATTTACAATGAACGGGCTTATATGTACAAAGGAATCACAAACCGGAGGTGGTCTGATACAAATGATACAGGTAAACACAGGGAGGGAGGTGTCCTCCAACCATTAGATCAGGTGCAAGATACTACAGACCAGGCCCACATGTTCATAATAAATGTGGTCTGAGCTGAAATCTTTCCTGACACATGAACTAACTGTCAATCAACCTGTGAACCTGTGGTGGAGGATCTCGGTAGAATTACATCATCATATAATTGAGTGTACCACAAAGTTTTGGCAAAAGTATTTTCCCCTTGACAGATGGCACGGGGAAGCAACATCGTTGCCGTAGTCACACAATGTACACAGCACCACAACGACCAGCCATGGACTATTCACAGAAACTTGGATGCTACACGGCAGGAAGTCCAGAAGGCAGCAGTTGCTGCTTTTAGAATTGCTGGATTCTGGTAGATGCTGCATGGAAGCAAGACGGTAACACAATCGGTCAGTTAGCTCTAGTTACACAGACACCAAAAAGAGCAAACATATGCACCCTCATCAGGTACTCATCAGCTGTGGGCTTATAGCTACATGATTAAATCAAAGATGCCACTCTCTATCCAAGGATGCAATAAATCTAATTATTTAAATGCTTGAAAAGTGTAAGTTGTAAAAATACTTTTAGAGGAAATGGCACTGCTCAACAGGTGGAAGAAACTAACCTAACTAATCAGAGGTAAACTACCAATTCAAAAGCTCACAGAATTCTAACGGCTTATGCAGCCCCTGTAGTAGAAACTAATATGGGGAGTTTCTAGAGAAACCAATGCTTGGCAATTGTCCAGATCAATACACCATTCTTTGATATGATGTTAGCGAACCACTTTAGATCATCCTAAACCACCTTAGATCATCCTAAACATTGGTTACAAGTAGACTAGTAACAATAGCTTACCCAATAGCAGTTGCACTCCATGATGCTATATTATAAATAACTTTTGTTCCATCCCATGCTTTCTGAAGCTTGCTTTTCCTCTTCTTAGCTGAAAAGGTCTTGCTAAGAGCTGGCAAAAATGGAAGGTGGGAGTTAAGTTTTTCTGCATTGACATAATTCATCTGAATTTATAAAAGAATGACAAGATTACCTTGTTGAAGTTGATTAGGTGTCAAGTCCTGCACATGAAATTTATCAACATCAAATGTATGAAATTTTCTCAATAAGGCATATGAAATCCTCTTCCATGATAATAATCTAGTAACCAAGACACGGGGGAAAAAACATGATAGGAATCATGATTTTTTGTACCATGTCAAGAAAAACAATAGTAACTGTAAACATGATATTTTTGGTCAGATACCTGATATTCTTCACAACAGAGTAGTAAGACCAAATACAGAGGAATAAATAAAGACATTAAGGGATAAAAATCGAATATTAAAATTGTGTATTAAATTTTGCTACCTTAGTTTGTTTCAGCGACAGCAAGTATGCAGCCATGAAGCTTGCAATACCATCAACTATGTCCTCTTGTTTAATGAGAACATATCCATCCTCTGAATCATCACTAATGTTCATACCCTTGTCAATGTCGTCCCATATGTCTGCCGCACTTATGATATCCCATGATATAGTTTCATCTACTGTTACAAGAGCAATTGTGGAGCACTTCAGTTGTCAGGTTTAGTGCAAGGAAAATTATTAGCAAAAATTTTAGCATGTTGTGCCAAGGAAGTGTATCTATTGATTTATAGGTACAATCCCAAACATAAAAAGGAAATATGCACCTGCACCATTTTGATATACCGACTTCTGAATATTATCGAGTTTTTCAAGAAATTCAGGCGATGCAACCCTCGATTTGAGAAGATCACACAACTGCAAAGTAAAGAGTGAACTAAAAACTTTAGTATACTTATAGAACAAAAGAAATAGGTATAATAAAACCTAGCACCTATTTTTATATGATAGGCCAGACCGCCAGAAAACAGTTTAGGACAGTTCATCAAGAAACTGAATTCAAAAGGATATGACAACACAAACACCTACGTCCAGTCAACCATGGTAAACAAGATACCTGTCATTCAAGACACTATGAAGACTAAGAGCCACTAATCAAACTATTCGAAGATCCATAGTTCATTATATTTGCAAACTGTCAAGTTCCCCCCTGTGACACAATTGATTTGACGATCCATAGCTttctcaccttttttttttttttttgctaaacaACATAGCTGCACGTTTTGATTGGCCAATACAAAACACACTTTTCTGCTTCCACAATCACACTTTACCGCAATTATATACAGCAAGCAGCCATAATTAGCTTAGCTAAATAGTGGACTCAACACACGACACGTTACGACACCAGAGAAACATCATAGCAACAAGGGAGAGCCAAATTATGGCGCCATCATGTCATTCATACAAGGCTAATTCCGTGTAAATTTCAGCTAATTCCAGTAGGCTACCAATTCTAATCCAGCTAATCCGCGAACATTTGGAGCATATGACATTCACAAACGCCTAAATGTCATGAATTACCGATCATCAATCAATCGAGCCATCGACGTTACCTGGATTACCGAATCACCTACAAACCCCCCGGATCACAAAATTGAGAGGCACagctctccccccccccccccccccccctcctcacCTCGTCCGTCTCGTAGTCGGCCtccgacggcggagacggcggcggcgcaccctCCTCATCACACCCGTCGCTGCCCCCCACCTCCGGATTCGCCGCCACGGCgtcggcgccctcctcctcctcctcctcagacACGGCGATGCCCAGATCAGCCTCCCGCATCATCTCGAGCGCGCGCTGGCactgctccagcaccgtctccagcgtcctccgccgcagcttcagctccgccgcctccggcacCCTCCTCCCCGCAGCCGCGGcttccggcgccggcgccggcgacgaggaggaggcgggctcCATCGAAACCCTAGATACAggcgtgcacggcggcggcggcggcggctcgatcCGTCGTGGCTTCGCTTGGCGGTTTGGTCTAACTCGAcgacggtggaggggagggagagggaggcgtgCTCGCGTGGATGCGTCGCCGTGCTCGACCAAATCACCAAATTTTGCTTCTCTTCGCGATAAGGGAGAGGTCAGAAGCCACGGTGGAGTAGCCGCCGCGCTAACGTTGCTTGCAAGCCAGCCAGCGAGCGAGccccactgacaggtggggccagtCATATGGAGGCCCCACACATGTCAGTGTGAGTGTAGGTTCACCCGATAGATCCACCATGTGGTTGTTAGCCGTAAATAATACTACAACGAAGCGGGGGGTAAAAGGGCGAGGGAATCTCCGGAGAGACCTCGTCACTTGCGGACCTGCGGTATGTTATAAATTGACCGTGattaattagcaattaattatataaattgaCCGCGACCAATTAGCTAGTGGTACTAAtgagtactctctccgttccaaaatatagcaatcttgTACTGGATGAGATACAtcttagtacaatgaatctggacagagctcgtcccaaaatatagcaatcttgTACTGGATGAgatacatcctagtacaatgaatctggacagagctATCCAGTAcaagattgctatattttgggacggagggagtactaggacTAGGCTAGTAGCAAGCCGGTCGCAACTCGCAATGACCACTGGCTGTGTTTTCCCTCTCCTTTTCTAACtcacctctcttttttttcacgcgcacacttttcaaactgctaaagatacgtttttaaaaaataaatatacaaaagttacttttaaaaattatattaattcatttttcaaaaaatagctaatacttaattaattatgtgctaatgagccACGCCGTTTTATTGTGCTAAACGGAGtagctcattagcacatgattaattaaatattagctaaaactGTGTTCATTTGAATATATTAGTTCTCAACCATCCTAAACGAACAGCCTAAGACTGTTCATTTGTGTTGGTTGGGAACCTTCCCTTCCAGCACGAACAACGGAGAAacacattagcacatgattaattaaaatattagctaaaactaacttgaaaaatagattaatatgatttttttaaacaactttcctatagatttttttttcaaaaaatgcgCTAAACCTTCCTACTAGGATccgtttaacaatttgaaaagcatgcgcgcgaAAACGAAAGGAGAAAGTTGGGAACCCCTACACACGAGCGCAGCCTAAATAGGttctataagagcaagtttaatagtatagtcaactatgGGTTTCAGATCAtgtatagtcaatttaatagccaatacatacaataattacctataaacatatattacacTATTGATGTatggacccacatatcatacacacattgcgtatTGTAGTCCgtgttacagctggctacaaatctgtagcccgttactcttctctctcctcttttatctcctcgaaatgtgtttatagatggcttatagtctgctattgtacctgctttaagagcaagtttaatagtagagctaaCCAATAGCTTACGCATATTCACATACTTCAAAATGAATACATTAAATGCATAGGAGAAGAAAAATACATGTTAactctaatactccctccttacTCGTAAAGGAAGCCATTTTGGACAGCGAAACGatctctaaaacacaactttgacttcttgtttctataaaaatatttattgaaatgtgatatatgtatatttttatgaaagtatttttcaagacaaatctattcatctaatttttacattttcaaactcaacaacttgagagttattcatgatttatatttctaaggtttgacttaaatattatcTTAAACGACCTCCTTtactaggacggagggagtataaactaTAAGCTCATAGTTGGCTCTACTCTTAACCttctttatttttcaaattttctcttcttcacataaatttatagttggcttatagcctactattaaactttctcaatgagttcagatttcagattcCTGCACCATTAATAACCGTGAGCTGATGGTGTCAATTGCTGTCTTGCTGACCACTCTCCTGGCAGTATGCTTGCATAGATAAGATCAGTAATCAAAAGCAGCAGTAGCTAACTGCTTCGAAGTACCGCTTGGGTAAACCATAAACAACAGGCCATTTATACTTGACATTGCACAGGCCGATGAGAAAAAAACTTCCACCACGGACCACGGTTGATATACATCAAGAAAATCTACACTCAGATTATTCTAACGAATCGTATAATGTCAGGGAGCACACAATTCCACTATATCAGACCGGATGATCGTTACATTTGTTATGGAGCAGTAAAAAGAAACACAGGTACAGAAGGTATCTACAAGGTTGATGATGAGGGGAGGTGAAACTAATTTGACCAGACATGCACCAGGCCTTTGCTGTTTCCAGTGTAGATTTCGTTGCGGTCCTCGTCGTAGAATAGTGCGGTGATGTCCTCAAGAGCATCAGAAACAGTGCTCCGAATGGTAGATCTGCTGCTGTCACCTCTTTTTCGAGGAGCAATTGTGAGAGTAGGGTCGAGGGGGGAGATCTTGGCGACGCACTTTCCCGTgaagatgttgctcatgttgATTGATCCCGTGGGGGGAGCTGAGTAGGCAACTTGCCAATTTATTCATATgaattcaaaaacaaaaaaaaacagcataatgaaatttgaaattaccTATGCCCTCGCAGCCGCCACTATCTCTGACCTCCTTTGAAGCTTTGCAGTATGAGATAATCAAGTCCTGGTCGGCAGTGATGTATATATTATTGGTATTGCAGTTAGAATGCCACAACTCATGATCATCAAATGAAGTAACTAGCTCTCCACGGAAATTCCATGCTGCAACTGTCCTATTGCAGAATGTCAGGAATAGATTATTTTCGTAGAGGAAGATGAATGCCGAAGGAGTCATGAATTCGGTTTTGTTGACCTCAATCAAGTTGGAGTTTCTAACCTGGTCAGAGAACCAAGTTAGTTCAAGGGCAAAGTACAAACTGCAGTTGCCACAAACAAAGAACATAAGTAACGTACATCAATAATCTGTAGGTTTTCCTTGTCTTGTTTCACAAGAAGTTTTTCATTAAACTGCTCGATGAAGTCAACCTTTCTGCTCCGATGAAGCAACTGGGTGAAGGTTTTCAGTGGGGTTCCATCCTCAATTGAGAGTATCTTTAATGGAACATGATTAGCTGACTTCTGATAAATTACGAGCATGATTCCAGGACTGGAGAGAGAGGTTTCATGAATGTAAGAAAATGTCAAATCAAAGatgaaaacttatttttttatgtaatcaGTCATCAGTGATAACCGAACCTTATTTTGATTTCCTGGATGTTCTTATCACATATAGAATACAGAAAGTTGTAGTTCTTCAGATCAAAAACTTTGTAAGTGCTGCAAAGGAGAAACAATTACACTATGCACATACCACTGCTGTCAAACTGTAAAGTAAAATGTTACATACCTATCCTGGGCTGAAAAAGTCAGTACTTTGCCATTAACATCATCAAACTCAACAAATCCAGGGTATTTCAGTGATTCCGTTTCAAATAAAGGAAACCCATCATTCAATTGGCCTCTTCTAATGTACCTAAAAAGAAGTTATGATAAGAGAAAATATGTTGATGCTTTAAAATGAGCTAGCAAACAGATCAAGGCATgaacttgtgagttgtgacaagCCCAATTATCACTTTCTAAATAAACATAATGAGAGCAAAGAACCAGCATCTTGCTCTGCAGACACCAGGAAGCTCAACTGTTTAGCACCAAAGATACTCTTTTCATACACAGAATAATTCAAGAAGAAATAAATAAGGCTTCTTACTCTATTGGAGTTGTTCTGCACTTGAGCGAGCTGAAACGATCTGATTCATAAACTGAAACGGTGATAAGGGATTCattgtttttattataaaacAAACTCCTAATCACTTCATCAGGACTTATATTCAAGTAGCATATGCGCTTGTTTGTTGCTGCCAACATGAGAAGAAGTTTTGTTAGGAACATAAATCTGACAAAAGCAAAACCAGTTAGCATTGAAGAATGAGATTTACCCCGATTAAATGCACCGCATAGTCCAGATTGGGCAAGTGCAAATATGACATCCTTTGCTGCAACAATCTCAATAATTTTGGTTCTGCTCCACAAAAATGGCAGCTGAACAAGAAAATGGACTTCATCATCATAGGTGTCATACTCTTCCTGCACAATCAAATTAAATTCATAAATTAGTAAACaataatttaaatattaaaatatctGAATTGCAAAGTAGTCAGTTAAGGGAAATTCTGTGCATGAAAGTTAGTTGATCAGATTTAGCAGGTACGATTATAGAAATGTGAGATCAGGCGTGTCCATTGATCAATCCTGGAGTTTTCTTGCCCTCCCCTTCCTTGTCCAAATCTACTTATTAGCCACTTCCTGATACCTCAGTGGCGTTTACATCAATGTCTTCTCTGTTTATCCAACATATTTGGCACAATATGGAACATTTTcacacatatatgcacacaAGACAACAAAAAAGGCATTAaagactaaaaataaattataggaAGGTCATTATCCAGCTCATGTCCAGACTGTACATGGAGCCGATCATGCAAATTTAATTGGATTGCACAGAAAGTTTTACTACTAACCTTTTTTGGAATGTAGCCGAGTTACTTAGATCCTATTATGTCAGGTGGACCCACTGGTTTGTCAGGGCCAATATGGTAGGCATTATCTTCAAAGAATAAATTGGCTTCCATAAACATTTCAATGATCCATGTTTGTTCAGTACTTTTAATGTACAGACAACAGAGTCAGAGTGATTTAATGTTTTTaagattttactatggctgcgGAGGCAAAACCCCCATAATACAATCATACATGGTGCCACAATAGCAGCTACATATGTCTTCTTCCATGTCATTAGCATATAGCATTGGTCTTGCACATGTCCTCTTCCCACTTGAAAATTTCCATATTAGAGGCTTCCAGTGGCAAACATACAAGCAACCAAAATCCAcaaatatcttttctttttcagctaCCTTCACCATATTACCAAACAACACTAATTTTAAAGATACCGCAAAACCGTCACTACTCTGATATCACTCGGTTTCTTTTCCATGAGCTTCAACTCAACCGATTAGGTATGTATGAAAGGAATTGTATGATATGTTACTGTTACTACTCACTTATATGTGGATTCTGGTAAGCACTCGCCCATAAATGTGATACAGTGGTTGTTTTAGTTAAAACAATTTCTTTAAGCCATCAGAAAACAGTGGCATTACTAAAGCAAAATAACTGGCAACACCCAAAGAAAAGGTCAGTTAAATGCGACGGAGGACGAAGGTACCTAGAAAATGTGGAATCATGAAAGCCTTCCGCCTACAAATTCCTATCTTACCCATCCAGCTTATGGTTTGCCATATTTAATTAACATTTTATTAGCCTAGCTGGCTAGATTCGCAAAAGATAAACAACACGTGGCCACGTGGGAAATTTTTGCACGAAAAGTTAGAATTTGATTCGCATTGGGTACGTAATGTTTTACTGTTGAGAGAACAGAAAGAGTGAAGAGAAGTATAAAATAATAAGCATGTATTTTAAAATCTGTATAGTATATGCATCTCATGATGCCTGAAATACAAATGGTGTCATGCTAATTACAGTTTATTCAGCTCATGCATCAACTAATTTCAACCCCATTCagatttcaaattttcaatagcATTGAACCACTGATTCACAAGTTATGCAAATATGCTATGAATAATCAATAGCCTTATTTTTTTCAGTTATGCAAATATGCTATAAATAATCAAcaaccttatttttttaaaaaaaaaaactaagtctGTTGGTTATGCACACTCCATATATCAAACTAGAACATGCAAAACTACGTGCAGGACATCATAAGCATTTGCAGTTGATATTCCTAGCACTGAATTACTAGATCTAGCCATGGCAACACACCGGTGCAATGTTATAACATTGCCAGTTCACTAACCAGATTACCACTATTGTAGCAATATACTTGTGTCTCCACAGGCAACACTTTCTGGTTAAATTTGATCGCATCGAATGGATTGCCAcctaaagttttaaaaaaaagatcccTAACTATATCAAGTGTCACGGATCAGAATGAATTACCAAGCGGCACTAGGTTAATCACGACTACTGGAAACCTAGGAGCGAGGAGACGGGCAAGCTGCACATACCTGCAGCTGGAAATTCCGGAATTTCTCGGGGCaggagaaggcggaggaggagggcgccgcgggccgcggcggccggcgg
This region includes:
- the LOC127762837 gene encoding uncharacterized protein LOC127762837 isoform X1; protein product: MEPASSSSPAPAPEAAAAGRRVPEAAELKLRRRTLETVLEQCQRALEMMREADLGIAVSEEEEEEGADAVAANPEVGGSDGCDEEGAPPPSPPSEADYETDELCDLLKSRVASPEFLEKLDNIQKSVYQNGAVDETISWDIISAADIWDDIDKGMNISDDSEDGYVLIKQEDIVDGIASFMAAYLLSLKQTKDLTPNQLQQALSKTFSAKKRKSKLQKAWDGTKVIYNIASWSATAIGIYQNPAILKAATAAFWTSCRVASKFL
- the LOC127763614 gene encoding uncharacterized protein LOC127763614; translated protein: MEHHHHKPGLRVRLRITAARRRAWLSAGLQPACRKPPRRDPSDSVHKVARREIGGGHRRPPRPAAPSSSAFSCPEKFRNFQLQEEYDTYDDEVHFLVQLPFLWSRTKIIEIVAAKDVIFALAQSGLCGAFNRATNKRICYLNISPDEVIRSLFYNKNNESLITVSVYESDRFSSLKCRTTPIEYIRRGQLNDGFPLFETESLKYPGFVEFDDVNGKVLTFSAQDSTYKVFDLKNYNFLYSICDKNIQEIKISPGIMLVIYQKSANHVPLKILSIEDGTPLKTFTQLLHRSRKVDFIEQFNEKLLVKQDKENLQIIDVRNSNLIEVNKTEFMTPSAFIFLYENNLFLTFCNRTVAAWNFRGELVTSFDDHELWHSNCNTNNIYITADQDLIISYCKASKEVRDSGGCEGIAPPTGSINMSNIFTGKCVAKISPLDPTLTIAPRKRGDSSRSTIRSTVSDALEDITALFYDEDRNEIYTGNSKGLVHVWSN
- the LOC127762837 gene encoding uncharacterized protein LOC127762837 isoform X2 — its product is MEPASSSSPAPAPEAAAAGRRVPEAAELKLRRRTLETVLEQCQRALEMMREADLGIAVSEEEEEEGADAVAANPEVGGSDGCDEEGAPPPSPPSEADYETDELCDLLKSRVASPEFLEKLDNIQKSVYQNGADETISWDIISAADIWDDIDKGMNISDDSEDGYVLIKQEDIVDGIASFMAAYLLSLKQTKDLTPNQLQQALSKTFSAKKRKSKLQKAWDGTKVIYNIASWSATAIGIYQNPAILKAATAAFWTSCRVASKFL